TAGCTATGAGCAAATCACACTCATTGGTCAGCACATTTGGTCCGTAGTTACCGTGCATGCCCACCATGCCAACGTTCATGGGATGATCGGTATCCAAGGCAGAAAGGCCAAGAATTGTCCATGCTGCTGGTATTCCAGCTTTTTCCACCAAGGTCTTGAGCTGTTCTTCCGCTTCGCCCAAAATAACGCCTTGGCCAAAAACGATATAGGGTTTTTTGGCATTGTTTATGAGGTCTGCGGCGGCTTTGATGGCCTTCATGTCTGGCTCAGGGGCAGGTTGGTAACTTCTGACCCCCGTACACTTTTCGTAATGAAAGTCTAGCTCATCGAATTGCGCGTTTTTGGTGATGTCGACCAGTACAGGGCCCGGTCTGCCCGATTTGGCAATGTAAAAGGCTTTTGCCATTATTTCAGGAATTTCCGATGCCTTGGTGATCTGGTAGTTCCATTTGGTGACCGGAGTAGAAATGCCCACTATATCGGTCTCTTGAAAGGCATCTGAGCCCAATAAGTGCCGGGGTACTTGGCCCGTTATGCACACGATGGGCGTTGAGTCGATCTGCGCATCTGCCAAACCGGTTACCAGATTGGTGGCCCCGGGGCCGGAAGTTGCCATGGCCACCCCAACTTTGCCACTTACCCGGGCATAGCCCTGTGCAGCGTGTGTTGCCCCCTGCTCATGCCGGGTCAAAATATGGGTCAACCGGTCTTGAAATTTGTACAACTCATCATACACCGGCATGATGGCCCCACCAGGATATCCATAGATCAAATCCACTCCCTCAGCGAGCAGACAATGGATGATTGCCTCGGCGCCGCTTATTCGAACGGGCTTTTTTTCTTCTGTTACTTTCTTTTTTGCTTTCACTGTTTCCATACTCCCAAGATTATAATGCATCGGTCACACAACCCTGAGAGGCTGACGAAACCGTCTTGGCATATTTATAAAGACTTCCTTTTTTGACTTTTAGATTGGGTTGTTTCCAGCGGGCCTTTCGCTCTGTCAACTCCTCATCGGTCAGGTCTACCGAAATGGTATTGTTTTCGGCATCGATGGTAATGATGTCACCATCCTTCAAAAGTCCGATGGTGCCCCCCTCTTGTGCTTCTGGTGCAATATGGCCTACCACAAAGCCATGGGTGCCCCCCGAAAAACGGCCGTCGGTAATCAGAGCAACATCCTTACCAAGACCCGCACCCATTATGGCCGCTGTAGGTTTGAGCATTTCAGGCATACCAGGGCCGCCCTTGGGCCCTTCGTAGCGTATTACAACTACATCTCCTTTTTTGACTTTACCGCTTTTGATGCCGTCGTTGGCTTCGAACTCACCGTTGAATACTTTGGCCGGACCCGTAAAATGCAACCCTTCCTTTCCCGTGATTTTGGCCACGGCCCCTTCTTCGGCCAGGTTTCCGTATAAAATACGTAGGTGGCCCGTTTTTTTGATAGGGTTGTGCAAACTTCTGACCACATCTTGATTTTCGGGCAAATCGGGAACGTTTTCCAAGTTTTCGGCCAAGGTCTTTCCCGTCACGGTAAGGCAATCGCCGTGCAACATACCTTCTTCCAACATAAATTTCATAATGGCTGGAATGCCCCCGATACGGTGTACATCTTCCATTAAATATTTGCCACTGGGCTTTAGGTCGGCCAAAAAGGGAGTGGTGTCACTGATCCGCTGAAAATCATCAAGTCCGAAATTGATTTCAGCGGCCTTTGCAATAGCCAAAAAATGCAGCACCGCATTGGTAGATCCTCCTAAAACGGTTATCAGCCTAACGGCATTTTCAAGTGATTTTTTAGTGATAATGTCACTGGGCTTGATGTCATTTTCCAACAAATGCCGCAAAGCCCTGCCCGCAGCCACGCAGTCTTTTCTTTTTTCTTCGCCAATGGCCGGGTTTGACGAATTGTACGGTAATGCCATACCCAATGCCTCAATGGCCGATGCCATGGTGTTGGCCGTGTACATGCCACCGCAGGCCCCTGCACCCGGACAAGCATTTTGTATCACTTGCTTGTATTCAGATTCATTCATGGTACCCGCAACCTTCTCTCCCCAAGCTTCGAAAGCAGATACGATATCGAGTTTTCTGTTGTTCAGGCATCCAGAAGCAATGGTACCCCCATACACCAAGACCGAGGGTCGGTTAAGGCGAATCATCGCCATCAATGCACCGGGCATATTTTTGTCGCAACCCACCACCGTTACAAGTCCGTCGTAGTTCATGGCCTGCACAACCGTTTCCATAGAGTCGGCTATGATATCTCTAGAGGGCAGCGAGTAGCGCATGCCGTAAGTGCCCATGGAAATACCGTCACTGACACCGATCGTATTGAAAATGAGCCCGACCAACTTTTTCTCTGCCAGTCCTTTTTTTACATGGGTGGCAAGCTCGTTCAAGTGCATATTGCATGGGTTGCCCTCATAGCCCGTACTGCCAATACCTATCAGGGGTTTTTGCAAATCTTCTTCCGTAAGGCCGATGGCATATAACATGGCCTGTGCCGCTGGTTGCGTTGGGTCTTGGGTAACGTTCTTGCTGTATTTGTTCAATTCCATCAAAAAATGTTCTAGAAACCTTTGTAATCCCTAATTTTTAATACAGTTCCCAAAGATAAATGTTTCACATATCGAATAATGCCAACAAATGGGAAGGGTACAGGCTCATTTAAAAAAAATACAATCTATATAATTGCTAATCAGTTATTTAATATGCAATCAAATATCATATCCAACCACACATATACTTCAATAAAAATTTTGATGACATTGAGGCATGCGCCTACTATCAGCGCCAGGGCCTTGCCACTTTGGGTCCAGAATGGAAATCAACCCATCCAACACCATTCATTAATGATTTTTCTGAAAATAAGAAACCATGGCAAAAAAGAAAATCGCACTACATTTGCATCCTATGGAAAAAACCGTTACCCAAGCCATTGACCACCGCCGTTCTGTGCGAATTTTTGATCCAGCAGTTGAACTCGATACGCAAAAGGTTCGCCAGTGTATAGAAAAGGCCACGTTGGCACCCAATAGCAGCAACCTACAACTATGGGAGTTTCACCACATTACCTCACAAAGTACCGTGAAAAAAATTTCAGCGGCCTGTTTTGACCAACCTGCGGCAAAAACCGCAAAGCAATTGCTGGTAGTGGTTACCAAAAAAAACGCTTGGCCCAAACGGGCAAAGGCGAACATCGAGTTTTTGAAAAAGGCGTTTGGTGAAAAGGCCCCAGATGAATACAGCAAGAAAGAAAAGTTTGCCCTGGATTACTATAAAAAGCTTATACCCACATTGTACACAGATTTTCTGGGGATTTTGGGTATGATAAAATATGTGGCTTTTCAGATTATTGGCCTTTTTAAGCCGGTCTATCGGCAAGTACGGCAATCTGATATGCGTATCGTGGTACACAAAAGTGCTGCGCTGGCCGCCCAAAACTTTATGCTGGGCATGGCCGCCATCGGTTATGATACCTGCCCCATGGAGGGCAGCGATACCCTTAGGATAAAGAAAATATTAAAGCTGCCCAGGGGAACGGAAATCAACATGGTCATTGGCTGTGGGGTACGGGATAAAAATGGGGTCTACGGCCCACGCTATCGTATTCCCTTTGGCGAGACATATTTTGAACACTAGACCAGCCTGAACTGTACTTGGTCACCAAACCGTTTCTGCGCCAAAACCGCTATACTTCTTTTGGTAAGCTGTAAGATTCTGGGATATCCCCCAGTTGTTTGGCCATCCTTCATCAAAATAATCAACTTGCCCGAAGGGGTAAGCTGCACCGTACCGGGCAAGGTGGCCGAGGTAAGCATGGTGAATGCATGCCCCGATATTTTCTCGTTCAGTTGATAGGCCATTCGGTTGTTTTCTTTGGCAACGGTGAACGGTTTTGACAATAGTTGGCCCAAATCATCGCCTGACAACAATCCAAACTCGGGCCCTTTTTGAATCTCCAAGACTTCATCGGTCAAATAATTATCAAACTTTGCTTCTGAAATTTTTGGCTGAAAGGCAATGACCTCTTCATAGGGCACTTGATCATGCTCGGCGAGACAGCTTTTCTCCGTGATGGGATAGTAAAATGAACGGCTACCCAGAACTTTTTCAGTTTTGAACCCTCCTTTGATGCCCAAATATAGTCTAAGCCCCCTGTCGAGCTTGCCAAACGAGAGTACATCACCTTCTTCAACTTTCACTATTTGATGGTTGACAATCGGTTCTTCATTCAATGATGCAGACAATATTGCTCCAGAAAGACAGATATAGGAAGGTTTTTCAAACGCAAGCTTAGGTCCTTTCATGGTGATTTCGAGCAGGGCATCAGAGGATTTGTTCTCCAGCAGATTGTTTGCCCGTTCGGCCGATACATCATCCATGGTCCCGGCTACCGGAACTCCTTTGTTTCGAAAACCAAAACGGCCACTATCTTGTATTGTCGTAAAAAAGCCGGCGTCTAAAACCTTAACCATGAAGCGCAATTTTTTCAGGGTTGAAAATGCCCACCTCACCCTCAATCTTGTGCAGGTCATATTCGGCCTTGGTAATGGATTCAAATTTTATTTTGTCGCCCACCGAAACCAAGCAGGGTTCTTTGGCCTTGGCATTAAAAATGGGTATGGGGCAGTTGCCAATAATCTGCCATCCCCCGGGTGATTCTTGAGGGTAAATCCCCGTTTGCTCACCGGCCAGACCAACGGAGCCTTTGGTGACCTTTAATCGTGGTTCGGGCCTTCTGGGCACTTTTAAGTTCTCAGGGAGTCCGCCCAAGTACATAAACCCTGGTAAAAAGCCGATACCATAAACGGTATATTCATGTGAGGTGTGTGCCTCTATCAGCTGTTCGATGGTCATTTGCAGGTAGCCGGCCACTGTCTTCAGATCGGGCCCGAACCCAGGGTCGTAACATACCGGTAATTTCCAGAGATAATTTTTCGGCCTTTCGGTTTCGTTATCAGGTTCGTCGTAGTAACCGTAGATTTCTTTGCTTAAAGCTTCGGTATCGATATCATCTTTCAACCAAATAACAGTAAGGGAGTTATAGGATGGAACCGTTTCAACATTTTTGAGTTTGCCACCGAGCTTTCTCTCAAAACGGAGTATATCTGCCAAGATGTTGGTGTCAACTTTTTGGGGCCACTCGATAAGCAAGGCCTGCTTGCCAAAAGCCTTGATTTTAATGGGGAATTTTTTCACTTTTTCAAATGTACATGTTGCCAGGGCAATTCTTTTGAAAGATACGCCAATATTTCGAATGCCGATGGGGTGTCGCCATGTATACAAAATGTATCCGCCTTGATCGGCACTTCTTTTCCGTTGACCGTACGTACCGCCCCATTCTTGACCATCATCAACAGATGTTCCGCGACCTTATGGGGTTCAGAAATAACCGCGTTGGAAAACTTTCTTGGCACAAGGCTAAGGTCTTCATTGTAGTTTCTGTCAGCGAACGCCTCATATTTTATTCGAAACCCCCTTCGGTCGGCCTCTACCGCTATTTTCGAGCTAGGGGGCACAAACAAAATGGCTTCTGCCCTATACCGTTCCACCACATCAAGAAAAAGCGATGCCAAATGACTGTTCTTTGCGATGACATTGTATAGCTCGCCATGGGGCTTTATATGATGAAGTCTGATGTGTTCGGCATACAATATCTCGCAAAAAATCTCCAGCTGGGACTCCAACGCCTTTTTTAATTCCTCATCGGAAATTTTCATTGCCACCCGACCAAAATTTTCCGTATCGGGATACGATGGGTGCGCCCCCACCCTGATACCATTTTCTCGGGCCAAACGGGCAATGCTTCGCATACTCTCCATATCACCTGCATGCCCGCCACAGGCTATATTGCATGAACTGATGAAAGGAAAAAGCCGGGCTTCATTACCCATCCCCTCACCTACATCACAATTGATATCAATATATGTTGCTACAACCTCCATACTATGCCAGTTCCAATACCTTTATGATGCTTTTTGCGCCCAATAGCACGGTCAATGCCACGATTATGATGGCCACTAGATTTTGCAAACGGTTGTTGCTGTGCGCTCCCATCAATTGTTTTTTGTTTACCATCCAAACCAATAAAAAGGCAATGGCCGGCAACAATATGCCATTGGCAATTTGTGCAAACTTGATCACCTCAATGGGCTTAATGCCAAATGACAGGAAGAAAACACCCAATGACAAAATGGCCATCCAAACCAACCGAAAACGCCAATCGTGCAGCTTAGCTTTCCATCCAAAGCAACTATTTGCCACATAGGCAGCTGCCAATGGCGCCGTTATGGAAGACGTGATTCCGGCCGCGAAAAGGCCTATCCCCATAAAATATCGGGCCACCTCACCATACAAGGGTTCAAGTGCCATTGTCAAGTGCATTGCGTTGGTGACCTCTTCTGAAGGAATTGCCGCCGCTGCCACCACAATGGCCATCGATACCAGTCCGCCTAAGGCAATGGAGACCACCGTATCGGTTCTGGCAGCTTTCAGATCGTTCTTTGACTTCCATTTCTCGTTGACCAAAGAGGCGTGTAAAAAAAGGTTGTACGGTACAATGGTGGTGCCTATCAATGCCATGACGGTCAATAAACTTTCACTGGGCATTGTAGGCACAAATATTCCTTTCAAAAGGGCTATCAGATCAGGGCCCGTTAGAATTGCAGTACATAAAAAGGAGATGCTCATAAGCGCTATAAGCGCCATAAAGACTTTCTCCAAAAACTTATAGCTGCCCCACCATAATAATATAAAGGATAAAAAACCAACTACGTACGGGTGGTACATGGTATGGTTTTCTCCAAAAACGGCCTCCAGGCCCAAGGCCGCCCCACCGATATTGCCCGCTTCATAGGCAGCATTGCCCACTAAAATTGCGCCGAGAACAATCGTGATCACCAAATACCTGATTGCTTTTGAGGGCAGTTGGTTGTTCAGCGTATCGGCCAATCCCATTTGGGTAACGATTCCTAATCGGGCGGCCATTTCCTGTAAAAACATGGTGGCCAGTACCGATAGCAGTACCGCCCAAAGCAGCGCATAACCGAAGCCAACCCCCGCCAGTGTGCAGGCCGTAATGGTGCCCGGACCAATAAATGCTGCAGCGACCAATGCACCGGGCCCTATCTTTTTGAACATGCTAACGCGTTTAGTTTGTCAATATAGCGATACAATAATATTCGATTTGAGGTATTTTCCACAAAACTGTGCATTTCATCTAAAAATGGAGTGTTGTTCATCGATCCAACATACGATTTTTTAATTGATGAAGTTATAATAATCCCAAATCTTATTAAACCAACTAAAACGAGCCTGCTTGCATGACATGTAGAGATTGTAACAAGAATATCGGCTATCTGGCGCACAAAGAGTCAATGGATTCGTTAGGAGTAGAACTTTGCTCACGCCACACCCGATTGATCAAAAAAGTAATTCTCAACCACGGAACCTCGTTGGAGGCCGTACAGCTGTTCTACGCACTTAAAGAGGCCGGTGCCAACCCCATGCTTGAATGGTGGGATGGAAAGAAATCGGTCGACATAGCCATCTCTCGGGTAAAGCTCAATATCGAAATCGATACGGAGTACAAAATGATTACCCACGAGCAGGCCATCAAAGATCTTGAAGAGGCAATGCATTCGTTCAAGAATGGCTTTACTACCATTAAAATACCCCATGTGGTGGTAAAATACTACCTGCAAGATACCGTGAAGAATATTTTGGGAATCATAGAGGGCCTTAAGGAAAACATTAAGGTCATCAAATAGCATGATGGGCTAGCCCAACCAACCTTCCCTGTCCAGACTGCGATACTGTATCGCTTCGCTGATGTGGTTGCCGTTTATGTGCGCAACGTTTTCAAGATCTGCAATGGTTCTTGCCACCTTTAATATACGGTCATAGGCACGTGCCGAAAGATTTAGGCGTTCCATGGCATTTTTGAGCAGTTCTTTCGATGCATCATCCAATATACAGAACTCGCGAATCTGCTTACTGCCCATCTGTGCATTGTAGTGCACATTGTCCAATTCTTTGAATCGTCGGGTCTGCAGGTCTCGAGCGGCCATGACCCGTTTTCTGATCTCAACACTGCTCTCGCCTTTTCGGTCTTCTGATAATTTTTCAAAAGGTACGGGGGTCACCTCGATATGAATGTCGATCCTATCCAACAACGGACCCGAAATCTTGCCCAGATACCGTTGCATCTCGGCCGGTGAAGAGGTAACAGGTGCGTCAGGATCGTTAAAATAACCGCTCGGACTAGGGTTCATGCTCGCCACCAACATAAAACTGCTCGGGTAAGTGACTGTAAATTTAGCCCTGGATATGGTCACCTCCCTATCTTCCAACGGTTGTCGCATCACCTCGAGAACACTTCTTT
This portion of the Flagellimonas lutaonensis genome encodes:
- a CDS encoding nitroreductase family protein: MAKKKIALHLHPMEKTVTQAIDHRRSVRIFDPAVELDTQKVRQCIEKATLAPNSSNLQLWEFHHITSQSTVKKISAACFDQPAAKTAKQLLVVVTKKNAWPKRAKANIEFLKKAFGEKAPDEYSKKEKFALDYYKKLIPTLYTDFLGILGMIKYVAFQIIGLFKPVYRQVRQSDMRIVVHKSAALAAQNFMLGMAAIGYDTCPMEGSDTLRIKKILKLPRGTEINMVIGCGVRDKNGVYGPRYRIPFGETYFEH
- the ilvB gene encoding biosynthetic-type acetolactate synthase large subunit gives rise to the protein METVKAKKKVTEEKKPVRISGAEAIIHCLLAEGVDLIYGYPGGAIMPVYDELYKFQDRLTHILTRHEQGATHAAQGYARVSGKVGVAMATSGPGATNLVTGLADAQIDSTPIVCITGQVPRHLLGSDAFQETDIVGISTPVTKWNYQITKASEIPEIMAKAFYIAKSGRPGPVLVDITKNAQFDELDFHYEKCTGVRSYQPAPEPDMKAIKAAADLINNAKKPYIVFGQGVILGEAEEQLKTLVEKAGIPAAWTILGLSALDTDHPMNVGMVGMHGNYGPNVLTNECDLLIAIGMRFDDRVTGSLDTYAKQAKIIHFEIDPAEINKNVKVDVAVLGNAKKTLELLLPLINENEHKEWRAEFDKKYKEEFDAVIEKDIHPTKPGLTMGEVVEQINKASNHEAVIVTDVGQHQMIACRYAKFKQSKSNITSGGLGTMGFALPAAIGAKMGAPKREVVAIIGDGGYQMTIQELGVIFQHDVAVKIVVLNNDHLGMVRQWQELFFDSRYASTVMTNPDFVKIAEGYHIKAQRVEKREDLEGAITEMMASKKPYFLEVKVEKEDNVFPMIPSGASVSDIRLK
- a CDS encoding Nramp family divalent metal transporter, which codes for MFKKIGPGALVAAAFIGPGTITACTLAGVGFGYALLWAVLLSVLATMFLQEMAARLGIVTQMGLADTLNNQLPSKAIRYLVITIVLGAILVGNAAYEAGNIGGAALGLEAVFGENHTMYHPYVVGFLSFILLWWGSYKFLEKVFMALIALMSISFLCTAILTGPDLIALLKGIFVPTMPSESLLTVMALIGTTIVPYNLFLHASLVNEKWKSKNDLKAARTDTVVSIALGGLVSMAIVVAAAAIPSEEVTNAMHLTMALEPLYGEVARYFMGIGLFAAGITSSITAPLAAAYVANSCFGWKAKLHDWRFRLVWMAILSLGVFFLSFGIKPIEVIKFAQIANGILLPAIAFLLVWMVNKKQLMGAHSNNRLQNLVAIIIVALTVLLGAKSIIKVLELA
- the pxpB gene encoding 5-oxoprolinase subunit PxpB; amino-acid sequence: MKKFPIKIKAFGKQALLIEWPQKVDTNILADILRFERKLGGKLKNVETVPSYNSLTVIWLKDDIDTEALSKEIYGYYDEPDNETERPKNYLWKLPVCYDPGFGPDLKTVAGYLQMTIEQLIEAHTSHEYTVYGIGFLPGFMYLGGLPENLKVPRRPEPRLKVTKGSVGLAGEQTGIYPQESPGGWQIIGNCPIPIFNAKAKEPCLVSVGDKIKFESITKAEYDLHKIEGEVGIFNPEKIALHG
- a CDS encoding biotin-dependent carboxyltransferase family protein, producing the protein MVKVLDAGFFTTIQDSGRFGFRNKGVPVAGTMDDVSAERANNLLENKSSDALLEITMKGPKLAFEKPSYICLSGAILSASLNEEPIVNHQIVKVEEGDVLSFGKLDRGLRLYLGIKGGFKTEKVLGSRSFYYPITEKSCLAEHDQVPYEEVIAFQPKISEAKFDNYLTDEVLEIQKGPEFGLLSGDDLGQLLSKPFTVAKENNRMAYQLNEKISGHAFTMLTSATLPGTVQLTPSGKLIILMKDGQTTGGYPRILQLTKRSIAVLAQKRFGDQVQFRLV
- the ilvD gene encoding dihydroxy-acid dehydratase; this encodes MELNKYSKNVTQDPTQPAAQAMLYAIGLTEEDLQKPLIGIGSTGYEGNPCNMHLNELATHVKKGLAEKKLVGLIFNTIGVSDGISMGTYGMRYSLPSRDIIADSMETVVQAMNYDGLVTVVGCDKNMPGALMAMIRLNRPSVLVYGGTIASGCLNNRKLDIVSAFEAWGEKVAGTMNESEYKQVIQNACPGAGACGGMYTANTMASAIEALGMALPYNSSNPAIGEEKRKDCVAAGRALRHLLENDIKPSDIITKKSLENAVRLITVLGGSTNAVLHFLAIAKAAEINFGLDDFQRISDTTPFLADLKPSGKYLMEDVHRIGGIPAIMKFMLEEGMLHGDCLTVTGKTLAENLENVPDLPENQDVVRSLHNPIKKTGHLRILYGNLAEEGAVAKITGKEGLHFTGPAKVFNGEFEANDGIKSGKVKKGDVVVIRYEGPKGGPGMPEMLKPTAAIMGAGLGKDVALITDGRFSGGTHGFVVGHIAPEAQEGGTIGLLKDGDIITIDAENNTISVDLTDEELTERKARWKQPNLKVKKGSLYKYAKTVSSASQGCVTDAL
- the pxpA gene encoding 5-oxoprolinase subunit PxpA, yielding MEVVATYIDINCDVGEGMGNEARLFPFISSCNIACGGHAGDMESMRSIARLARENGIRVGAHPSYPDTENFGRVAMKISDEELKKALESQLEIFCEILYAEHIRLHHIKPHGELYNVIAKNSHLASLFLDVVERYRAEAILFVPPSSKIAVEADRRGFRIKYEAFADRNYNEDLSLVPRKFSNAVISEPHKVAEHLLMMVKNGAVRTVNGKEVPIKADTFCIHGDTPSAFEILAYLSKELPWQHVHLKK